One region of Juglans microcarpa x Juglans regia isolate MS1-56 chromosome 7S, Jm3101_v1.0, whole genome shotgun sequence genomic DNA includes:
- the LOC121240228 gene encoding fasciclin-like arabinogalactan protein 12, translating into MHTKMTTQAAFFSLSLLLVFLCHGTTTSAQPAQAPSLPTSAPTKPPTAPSKPGTIDVTKILQGAGEFSILIRLLKRTAVADQMKGQLKKSNNGFTLFAPTDTAFSNLKSGTLNSLNDEDKIRLIQFHTLPSFYSLSNFETVSNPVRTQAGDSTPGDYPLNVTSMGNQVNISTGVVNASVSGTVYSDNQLAVYRVDKVLLPMDLFVAKTPIAAPAPAPIKPKAKKKKAAASPKAVDDIPEAAAESPKAASTSTSTSSTSSNSLPAAVVDSGAVSLTKNGIMVSVGVTALIAAFSML; encoded by the coding sequence ATGCATACAAAGATGACCACACAGGCAGCTTTCTTCTCCCTCTCACTTCtacttgtttttctttgtcaTGGCACCACAACTTCAGCTCAGCCAGCTCAGGCCCCATCCCTGCCCACCTCAGCCCCGACAAAGCCACCTACTGCCCCGTCAAAACCGGGCACCATTGACGTCACCAAAATCCTCCAAGGGGCTGGGGAGTTCTCGATCCTAATCCGCCTCCTAAAGAGGACCGCAGTAGCTGATCAAATGAAAGGACAGctcaaaaaatcaaacaatggCTTTACCCTTTTTGCTCCAACCGATACTGCTTTTTCCAACCTCAAATCTGGCACTCTAAATTCTCTCAATGACGAAGACAAGATCCGACTTATACAGTTTCATACCTTACCCAGTTTTTATTCTCTATCAAACTTCGAAACTGTGAGCAACCCAGTCCGAACACAAGCAGGAGATAGCACTCCGGGTGATTACCCTCTAAATGTGACCTCTATGGGAAACCAGGTAAATATTTCAACTGGCGTTGTCAATGCCTCAGTGAGCGGAACAGTATATTCGGATAATCAACTTGCTGTTTATCGAGTGGACAAAGTGCTTCTTCCTATGGACCTTTTCGTCGCAAAGACTCCCATAGCAGCCCCAGCACCAGCCCCAATTAAGCCTAAGGctaagaagaagaaagcagCAGCCAGTCCAAAGGCTGTAGACGACATTCCAGAGGCAGCTGCAGAGAGTCCAAAGGCAGCAAGCACAAGCACAAGCacaagtagtactagtagtaaTAGTCTTCCTGCAGCAGTGGTCGATTCTGGTGCAGTGAGTCTGACAAAGAATGGAATAATGGTGTCCGTTGGAGTTACAGCTTTGATTGCCGCATTTTCTATGTTATAA